From Paenibacillus physcomitrellae, the proteins below share one genomic window:
- the smc gene encoding chromosome segregation protein SMC → MFLKRIELAGFKSFADKTEMEFVRGITAVVGPNGSGKSNISDGIRWVLGEQSAKSLRGGKMEDIIFAGSDARKAVNYGEVSLTLDNSDQALPLDFSEVTVTRRVHRSGDSEYLINKQPCRLKDITELFMDTGIGKEAYSIIGQGRIEEILSTRSEDRRGIFEEASGIVKYKSRKREARRKLDDTEQNLLRIHDLVTELEDQIGPLKEQSEKALHYKELRSQLKDKEISLYIYQIEQIHKSWSEANNKLESLREEQAGLAAIVSAHDAKLETERTALRKVEEELEELQRSLLQYSENFEKSEGYREVLKERHKNLTQNRQQLSETLGASEEIFKRRMEEFEYVKQKYETAKASLEEVRAVLAAEEAKLVGVTGGISSAQEEALKGELLRIMNDMAQARNDIRSGEQQKEAVQRRMSRAEQDGTKWREEQARLMAAKQELEKVLQRHAKEISELRSGYIAGSEKVHSLQKLMEESRENLRRWEQKREALASRRDTMKEMQDDYDGFQHGVKEVLKAARKSVLHGVHGAVAELMNVPEKIELAVETALGAAMQHIVMENEQVSRQAITFLKQRQLGRATFLPLDVIRPRHISENDKRSVEQMEGFVGVGADLVGFEPKYASIIGSLLGSVIIAENLENANKMAARVQYRFRVVTLEGDVVNAGGSMTGGSQHRKNSNLLGRNRQLEQLDADIKQGEAMIAQLRKSLTDLRDQIQEAENELERLREAGDRKRGEEQTAAGDLKQLEHEYRHVTEQFELYGREQGDYVKETEELDKAVKTAAEKLLQLEAEERKVQQSIEAAEFARKASESAKEELQSQLTDLKIREGKLEQETLSLEDRFTRLEEEVTSRKRELEQNRRILKSIEQDLKHNEEESVRQTEQLNVNKIKKQSTSEELDLKRASRAALSRKLEEGESETKEQRAALKSVDEKLLQTEIQANRLDVELDNILKKLLDDYELTYERAKQLYAVPEDAEQTQAAVRELKRAISALGEVNLGAIEEYERVSERYEFLNEQKNDLVEAKSALYLVIKEMDEEMAKRFKSTFDAIRKEFVIVFAKLFGGGRADLVLMDPDNLLETGIDIVAQPPGKKLQNLQLLSGGERALTAMALLFAILQVKPVPFCVLDEVEAALDEANVVRFAEYLREFSEQTQFIVVTHRKGTMEEADVLYGVTMEEGGVSKLVSVKLEDEEAEIA, encoded by the coding sequence ATGTTTTTGAAGAGGATAGAATTGGCCGGTTTTAAATCGTTTGCCGATAAAACGGAAATGGAATTTGTCCGCGGCATTACAGCCGTAGTGGGACCCAATGGAAGCGGGAAAAGCAACATTTCCGACGGCATCCGCTGGGTGCTCGGCGAACAAAGCGCCAAGTCGCTGCGCGGCGGCAAAATGGAGGATATTATTTTTGCCGGCAGTGACGCGCGTAAAGCTGTCAATTATGGAGAAGTATCCCTGACGCTGGATAATAGCGATCAGGCGCTGCCGCTGGATTTCAGCGAGGTAACCGTTACCCGCCGTGTTCACCGCAGCGGAGACAGCGAATATTTGATCAACAAACAGCCCTGCCGTCTGAAGGATATTACGGAGCTGTTTATGGATACGGGCATCGGTAAGGAAGCCTATTCGATTATTGGACAAGGCCGGATCGAAGAGATTTTGAGCACACGTTCAGAGGATCGTCGGGGCATCTTTGAAGAGGCCTCGGGTATTGTGAAATACAAATCGCGTAAAAGAGAAGCGCGCAGGAAACTCGATGATACCGAGCAGAATTTGCTGCGGATTCATGACCTGGTTACCGAGCTTGAGGACCAGATCGGACCGCTTAAGGAGCAGTCGGAGAAAGCCCTGCATTATAAAGAACTGCGCAGTCAGCTTAAAGATAAAGAGATCTCCCTGTACATCTATCAAATCGAGCAGATCCACAAATCCTGGAGCGAAGCGAATAACAAGCTCGAATCGCTGCGCGAGGAGCAGGCGGGTCTGGCGGCGATTGTTTCGGCTCATGATGCCAAACTGGAGACTGAGCGTACTGCCCTTCGCAAAGTCGAAGAAGAGCTGGAAGAACTGCAGCGCAGCTTGCTGCAATACAGCGAGAACTTTGAGAAAAGCGAGGGCTACCGTGAGGTTCTTAAAGAGCGCCACAAGAATCTGACGCAGAATCGTCAGCAGCTGTCAGAGACACTGGGCGCCAGCGAAGAGATTTTCAAGCGCAGAATGGAAGAATTCGAATATGTGAAGCAGAAATATGAGACGGCCAAAGCCAGTCTGGAAGAAGTCCGGGCCGTGCTTGCAGCCGAAGAGGCCAAGCTTGTCGGCGTGACCGGCGGGATCAGCAGTGCCCAGGAAGAAGCTTTGAAAGGTGAACTGCTGCGGATTATGAACGATATGGCTCAGGCGCGAAATGATATTCGCAGCGGTGAGCAGCAGAAGGAAGCGGTGCAGCGCAGAATGTCCCGCGCCGAGCAGGACGGTACCAAGTGGCGGGAGGAGCAGGCCAGGCTGATGGCCGCTAAGCAGGAGCTCGAGAAGGTGCTGCAGCGTCATGCTAAGGAAATCTCCGAGCTGCGGAGCGGTTATATTGCGGGCAGTGAGAAGGTTCATTCCCTGCAGAAGCTGATGGAGGAAAGCCGTGAGAATCTGCGGCGCTGGGAGCAGAAGCGTGAAGCCTTGGCGTCCCGCCGCGACACGATGAAGGAAATGCAGGACGATTACGACGGTTTTCAGCATGGAGTTAAAGAGGTGCTGAAGGCGGCACGCAAGTCGGTTCTCCACGGGGTGCACGGTGCGGTAGCCGAGCTGATGAATGTACCGGAGAAAATCGAACTTGCGGTAGAGACGGCGCTGGGAGCAGCCATGCAGCATATTGTCATGGAGAATGAGCAGGTGTCCCGTCAGGCGATCACGTTCTTGAAACAGCGCCAGCTTGGCCGTGCGACATTCCTGCCGCTTGATGTCATCAGACCGCGGCATATTTCAGAAAATGATAAACGAAGTGTAGAGCAAATGGAAGGATTCGTTGGTGTAGGCGCTGATCTCGTAGGTTTCGAGCCCAAATATGCCTCTATTATCGGCAGTTTGCTAGGCAGCGTCATTATCGCCGAGAATCTGGAGAATGCCAATAAAATGGCGGCTCGTGTACAATATCGTTTCCGGGTAGTAACGCTTGAAGGCGACGTCGTCAATGCCGGCGGTTCGATGACCGGCGGCAGCCAGCATCGCAAGAACAGCAATCTGCTCGGTAGAAACCGCCAATTGGAGCAGCTGGATGCTGATATTAAGCAGGGCGAAGCCATGATTGCCCAGCTCCGGAAAAGCTTGACTGATTTGCGCGATCAGATTCAGGAGGCAGAAAACGAGCTCGAACGGCTCCGTGAGGCCGGTGACCGCAAGCGCGGCGAGGAGCAGACTGCGGCGGGCGATCTTAAGCAGCTGGAACACGAATATCGCCATGTGACGGAGCAATTTGAGCTTTACGGCCGTGAGCAGGGTGACTACGTTAAAGAGACCGAAGAATTGGACAAGGCCGTCAAAACGGCAGCCGAGAAGCTGCTGCAGCTTGAAGCCGAGGAACGTAAGGTTCAGCAGTCAATTGAAGCCGCTGAATTTGCCCGCAAGGCAAGCGAGTCGGCCAAAGAAGAGCTGCAATCCCAATTAACGGATTTGAAGATTCGCGAGGGCAAGCTGGAGCAGGAGACTTTATCGCTTGAGGATCGTTTTACGCGCCTGGAAGAAGAAGTCACTTCCCGCAAGCGGGAACTGGAGCAGAACCGCCGTATTTTGAAATCGATTGAGCAAGATCTGAAGCATAATGAAGAAGAAAGTGTGCGTCAGACCGAACAATTGAACGTTAATAAAATTAAGAAGCAGAGCACAAGTGAAGAGCTGGATCTAAAGCGGGCTTCCCGTGCTGCTTTGTCCCGCAAGCTTGAGGAAGGCGAAAGCGAAACGAAGGAGCAGCGGGCCGCGCTGAAGAGCGTGGATGAAAAGCTGCTGCAGACCGAAATTCAGGCGAACCGTCTTGACGTGGAGCTCGATAACATTTTGAAGAAACTGCTGGATGATTACGAGCTGACTTATGAGCGGGCCAAACAGCTTTACGCTGTGCCGGAAGACGCGGAACAGACCCAGGCAGCCGTTCGGGAGCTTAAGCGGGCCATTTCGGCCTTGGGCGAAGTGAACCTGGGAGCGATCGAGGAATACGAGCGGGTGTCCGAGCGGTATGAATTCCTGAATGAACAGAAAAACGACCTCGTTGAAGCGAAATCCGCTTTATACCTGGTCATTAAAGAGATGGATGAAGAGATGGCCAAACGCTTCAAGTCGACATTTGATGCCATCCGTAAGGAATTTGTGATTGTATTTGCGAAGCTGTTTGGCGGCGGACGGGCCGATCTGGTGCTGATGGACCCGGACAACCTGCTGGAAACCGGGATCGACATCGTCGCTCAGCCGCCAGGGAAGAAACTGCAAAATCTGCAGCTCCTGTCCGGCGGAGAACGGGCTTTGACAGCGATGGCATTGCTGTTTGCCATTTTGCAGGTCAAACCTGTGCCGTTCTGTGTGCTGGATGAAGTTGAGGCCGCTCTGGACGAAGCGAATGTGGTTCGTTTCGCCGAATACCTGAGAGAATTCTCCGAACAGACCCAGTTTATTGTGGTCACTCACCGTAAGGGAACGATGGAGGAAGCGGATGTTCTTTATGGCGTGACCATGGAGGAAGGCGGGGTATCGAAGCTGGTATCCGTCAAGCTGGAGGATGAAGAGGCTGAAATTGCTTAA
- a CDS encoding beta-ketoacyl-ACP synthase III produces the protein MNLRPVGIIGTGMYVPEKVLTNADLEKMVETNDEWIVSRTGIRERHIAAPEQATSDLAYEAAVRALDKAGLTAEELDLIIVATITPDMSFPSTACILQEKLGAKKAAAFDLSAACSGFVYSLATAVNFIGSGMYGNALVIGADTLSRITDYTDRNTCVLFGDGAGAVVLAPVPEGRGFKSFDLGAEGSGGPLLNLEAGGSRLPASADTVQNGKHFIYMNGREVFKFAVRVMGTATDEVLRKAGFSKEDIDLFVPHQANIRIIQSAMQRLNLPEEKCVINVDKYANTSAASIPLALVEAAESGRIKEGDKVLLVGFGGGLTWGAATLVW, from the coding sequence ATGAATTTAAGGCCGGTAGGGATTATCGGAACTGGGATGTACGTGCCTGAGAAGGTATTGACGAATGCCGACTTGGAAAAGATGGTGGAAACAAACGACGAATGGATTGTATCCCGCACCGGGATTCGTGAACGGCATATCGCTGCTCCTGAACAAGCGACGTCGGATCTGGCTTATGAAGCCGCTGTCCGCGCTTTAGATAAAGCAGGTTTGACTGCTGAAGAGCTTGATTTGATCATCGTGGCTACAATTACGCCGGATATGTCTTTTCCTTCAACAGCCTGTATCCTGCAGGAAAAGCTGGGTGCCAAGAAAGCGGCAGCTTTCGACCTGTCTGCGGCCTGCTCCGGTTTTGTCTACAGCCTTGCAACAGCCGTCAATTTCATCGGCAGCGGCATGTACGGCAATGCGCTGGTGATCGGGGCGGACACTTTGTCCCGGATCACGGATTATACGGATCGCAACACCTGCGTGCTGTTTGGAGATGGAGCGGGCGCGGTGGTGCTGGCTCCTGTTCCTGAGGGACGCGGATTTAAATCCTTTGATTTGGGCGCAGAAGGCTCCGGCGGACCTTTGCTGAATCTGGAGGCCGGCGGTTCCAGACTTCCTGCTTCGGCAGACACGGTTCAGAACGGCAAACATTTCATTTATATGAACGGCCGGGAAGTGTTCAAATTTGCGGTTCGGGTGATGGGAACGGCTACCGACGAGGTGCTCCGCAAGGCGGGCTTCAGCAAGGAAGACATTGATTTGTTTGTTCCTCATCAAGCGAATATCCGGATCATTCAATCCGCTATGCAGCGTCTAAACCTGCCTGAAGAGAAATGTGTGATTAACGTGGATAAATACGCCAATACTTCGGCGGCTTCAATCCCGCTGGCTTTGGTAGAGGCAGCTGAATCGGGCCGGATCAAGGAAGGCGACAAGGTGCTTCTGGTCGGTTTCGGCGGCGGTTTGACTTGGGGAGCGGCAACGCTCGTCTGGTAG
- the trhA gene encoding PAQR family membrane homeostasis protein TrhA — protein MANTHTFSRREEMANAVTHGVGALLSVVALVLLIVFASLKGTTWHVVSFTVYGVSMLLLYSCSTLVHGLKEGRAKDLFEIFDHSSIYLFIAGTYTPFLLVATRGPLSWTLFGIVWGIAAVGVVFKAFFVKRFLFMSTLFYLGMGWLIVLIWPELTAAVPTPGMMLLMVGGALYTLGTLFYVWRGFPYHHAVWHLFVLGGSVLHFLAVLLYLLPWH, from the coding sequence ATGGCTAATACGCATACATTTTCAAGGCGGGAGGAAATGGCCAACGCGGTTACGCATGGCGTTGGTGCATTGCTCAGTGTGGTCGCTCTGGTTCTGCTGATCGTTTTTGCAAGTTTGAAAGGAACGACCTGGCATGTAGTCAGCTTCACGGTTTACGGGGTCAGCATGCTTCTGCTGTATTCCTGCTCAACACTTGTTCACGGATTAAAGGAGGGGCGGGCCAAGGATTTATTTGAAATCTTTGACCATTCCTCCATCTATTTATTTATTGCCGGCACCTACACGCCGTTCCTGCTGGTGGCGACCCGGGGGCCGCTGAGCTGGACCTTGTTCGGCATCGTTTGGGGGATCGCCGCTGTAGGCGTTGTGTTCAAGGCCTTTTTCGTCAAAAGGTTCCTGTTCATGTCCACGTTGTTCTACCTCGGCATGGGCTGGCTGATTGTGCTGATATGGCCGGAGCTTACGGCTGCGGTGCCGACGCCGGGAATGATGCTCTTGATGGTGGGGGGCGCACTCTACACGCTCGGGACTTTGTTTTATGTATGGCGGGGGTTCCCTTACCACCATGCGGTTTGGCATCTGTTTGTGCTTGGCGGTAGTGTGCTGCATTTTCTCGCGGTTTTGCTGTATTTGCTTCCTTGGCATTAA
- the fabF gene encoding beta-ketoacyl-ACP synthase II, which yields MKHRVVVTGMGVVTALGEDLNTLWDNLMAGKSGVSLIEAFDVSDYPTRIAASAKDFNPENYMDRKEARKMDRFVQFAVAAGSMAMKDSGLDIGSNVDAERIGVSIGSGIGGLGTWEDQHNILLEKGPKRVSPFFIPMMIANMASGQMSIMFGAKGPNTTQVTACATGSHAIGDSMRLIQRGDADVMICGGAEATIRPTGLAGFCSMRAMSTRNDEPEKASRPFDVDRDGFVMGEGSGVLVLESLEHAQARGARIYAEVIGYGLSGDAHHMTEPDPDGAARCMKMAIRDAGIDPSEIDYINAHGTSTPVGDRSETKAVKAALGEHAYKVAVSSTKSMTGHLLGAAGGVEAVICGLALNHGVIPPTINLDNQDPECDLDYVPNTPRQADLKVVMSNSFGFGGHNATIILKKFEA from the coding sequence TTGAAGCATAGAGTAGTAGTAACAGGCATGGGAGTTGTAACGGCTCTCGGAGAAGACCTGAATACGCTGTGGGACAATCTGATGGCAGGCAAGTCGGGCGTCAGCCTGATTGAAGCGTTTGATGTCAGCGATTATCCTACCCGTATTGCGGCTTCCGCCAAAGATTTTAACCCGGAAAATTATATGGATCGTAAGGAAGCGCGCAAAATGGACCGTTTTGTTCAGTTTGCGGTTGCTGCCGGCTCCATGGCTATGAAAGACAGCGGTCTGGACATCGGCAGCAATGTCGATGCAGAACGAATCGGCGTTTCTATCGGTTCTGGCATCGGTGGTCTGGGCACCTGGGAAGATCAACATAATATTTTGCTTGAAAAAGGCCCGAAACGGGTCAGCCCGTTCTTTATTCCGATGATGATCGCCAATATGGCATCCGGTCAAATGTCGATCATGTTCGGAGCTAAAGGACCGAATACTACTCAGGTTACAGCGTGCGCAACCGGCAGCCATGCTATCGGCGATTCCATGCGGCTGATCCAGCGCGGAGACGCAGATGTGATGATCTGCGGCGGAGCGGAAGCGACGATCCGTCCAACGGGTCTTGCCGGCTTCTGTTCGATGCGCGCCATGTCGACCCGTAATGATGAACCTGAGAAAGCGAGCCGTCCGTTTGACGTGGATCGCGACGGTTTCGTCATGGGCGAAGGGTCAGGGGTTCTGGTATTGGAATCGCTGGAGCATGCCCAAGCGCGGGGAGCGAGGATCTATGCTGAAGTGATTGGCTACGGCTTGAGCGGCGATGCTCATCATATGACTGAGCCTGATCCGGACGGTGCGGCCCGCTGCATGAAGATGGCGATTCGTGATGCCGGCATCGATCCTAGCGAGATCGATTATATCAATGCCCACGGAACATCGACGCCTGTAGGCGACCGTTCCGAAACGAAAGCGGTTAAAGCGGCCCTTGGCGAGCATGCCTATAAAGTGGCTGTAAGTTCGACGAAGTCGATGACGGGGCATTTGCTTGGCGCCGCTGGCGGTGTCGAGGCGGTAATTTGCGGATTGGCCTTGAATCATGGCGTAATTCCTCCGACAATCAACCTGGACAACCAGGATCCGGAATGTGACCTGGATTATGTTCCCAACACACCAAGACAGGCTGATTTGAAAGTGGTTATGTCGAACTCCTTCGGTTTTGGCGGCCATAACGCCACCATTATTCTGAAGAAATTTGAAGCGTAA
- the fabG gene encoding 3-oxoacyl-[acyl-carrier-protein] reductase — MTKSLEGKAALVTGASRGIGRSIALALAGAGANVVINYAGNEAAAAGVVSEIEAMGVKAFAVQGHVGDSKQFEEMVSRTLEAFGSIDILVNNAGITRDNLIMRMKEEDFDQVIETNLKGVFNGVKAVTRPMMKQRSGRIINISSVVGSTGNPGQANYVAAKAGVIGLTKTAAQELASRGITVNCVSPGFIGTDMTDELPEEVRTKILGQIPMSRLGKPEEVAKVVLFLASDDASYMTGQTLHVDGGMYM; from the coding sequence ATGACGAAGTCTCTTGAAGGCAAGGCGGCGCTTGTCACCGGCGCTTCCCGCGGTATCGGACGCAGCATTGCTTTGGCGCTTGCCGGAGCAGGTGCGAATGTGGTGATCAATTATGCGGGAAATGAAGCTGCAGCTGCCGGCGTAGTCAGCGAAATTGAGGCGATGGGAGTCAAGGCGTTTGCGGTTCAAGGCCATGTCGGAGACAGCAAGCAGTTTGAAGAAATGGTCAGCCGTACGCTCGAAGCGTTTGGAAGCATTGACATTTTGGTCAACAACGCAGGGATTACCCGTGACAATCTCATCATGAGAATGAAGGAAGAAGATTTCGACCAGGTGATCGAAACGAATCTGAAAGGCGTGTTTAATGGTGTTAAAGCCGTAACCCGTCCGATGATGAAGCAGCGCTCCGGTCGAATTATCAACATTTCTTCGGTTGTCGGCTCTACCGGCAATCCGGGACAAGCGAACTACGTCGCCGCGAAAGCCGGAGTTATCGGCCTTACCAAAACGGCGGCTCAGGAGCTGGCTTCCCGAGGCATTACCGTGAACTGCGTATCTCCGGGTTTTATCGGAACGGATATGACCGATGAACTTCCGGAAGAGGTCCGGACCAAGATTTTGGGCCAGATCCCGATGTCGCGTCTCGGCAAACCTGAAGAAGTAGCCAAGGTTGTTTTGTTCCTGGCCTCTGACGATGCCAGCTATATGACTGGACAAACACTGCATGTAGACGGCGGAATGTATATGTAA
- the rnc gene encoding ribonuclease III, with amino-acid sequence MNGDLKQLQHKLHIQFHDRQLLKQAFTHASYVNEHRFNQHADNERLEFLGDAVLELTVSEYLYRLFPDRPEGELTKLRAAIVCEPSLVKLAESLEFGQYVLLGKGEELTGGRTRPALLADVFESFVGALYLDQGLEKVKAFLNQHVFPKLELGGGKMQITDYKTELQELTQHHNLGALEYRIVEERGPAHEREFVSEVFMEGRSLGRGTGRSKKEAEQQAAAVALKELSSIEQ; translated from the coding sequence TTGAATGGAGATCTGAAGCAATTACAGCATAAACTTCATATTCAGTTCCACGACCGGCAGCTGCTGAAACAGGCTTTCACCCATGCGTCTTATGTGAATGAACATCGGTTCAACCAGCACGCCGATAATGAACGGCTCGAATTTCTGGGTGATGCTGTGCTGGAGCTGACCGTTTCGGAATACCTGTACCGACTGTTTCCGGATCGTCCGGAAGGAGAATTAACCAAACTTCGGGCGGCCATTGTCTGCGAACCGTCATTGGTGAAGCTGGCGGAAAGTCTGGAGTTCGGGCAATATGTGCTGCTTGGCAAAGGTGAAGAGCTGACCGGCGGACGAACTAGACCCGCGCTGCTTGCGGATGTGTTCGAATCGTTTGTAGGTGCCCTTTATCTTGATCAAGGACTTGAAAAGGTCAAAGCCTTTCTGAATCAGCATGTTTTTCCGAAACTGGAGCTTGGCGGCGGCAAAATGCAAATCACGGACTACAAAACGGAATTGCAGGAGCTCACCCAGCATCATAATCTGGGGGCGCTTGAATACCGGATTGTTGAGGAACGCGGGCCGGCTCATGAACGGGAATTTGTATCTGAGGTTTTCATGGAAGGACGGAGTCTGGGCCGGGGAACCGGACGCTCCAAGAAGGAAGCGGAGCAGCAGGCTGCTGCAGTCGCGCTGAAAGAGCTTAGCTCGATTGAACAATAA
- the ylxM gene encoding YlxM family DNA-binding protein yields the protein MSQENRLEKTNRVNLLFDFYELLLTEKQQTFLKYYFHDDFSLGEIAAEFEISRQAVYEHIKRAEQMLEAYEQKLGLLAKQQKADEDLIRLEKLLEGSELSSADKEQALTIIKDLQSL from the coding sequence GTGAGTCAGGAGAATAGGCTGGAGAAGACAAACAGAGTCAATCTGTTATTTGACTTCTATGAACTTTTGCTGACAGAGAAGCAGCAGACGTTCCTTAAATATTATTTCCATGACGATTTCTCATTAGGAGAAATCGCCGCTGAATTCGAGATTAGCCGCCAGGCGGTATATGAACATATCAAACGGGCTGAACAGATGCTGGAAGCTTACGAGCAGAAGCTGGGGCTGCTGGCTAAACAGCAGAAAGCGGATGAGGATCTCATCCGGCTGGAGAAGCTGCTTGAGGGCAGTGAGCTTTCGTCCGCCGATAAAGAACAGGCATTAACCATCATCAAAGATCTGCAGTCTTTGTAG
- the ftsY gene encoding signal recognition particle-docking protein FtsY, translating into MSFFKKLRESISSKTESVTRQFKEGLEKSRKGFVEKVAELVTRRKKIDEEFFEELEEILIGADVGVNTVMELIDDLRKEVKQSKIEDAAELQPILSEKIRGLLRGDEDNSIHLNPDGITVILFVGVNGVGKTTTIGKLAHRYKQQGKKVLMAAGDTFRAGAIEQLEVWGQRVGVDVIKQQAGSDPAAVMFDAVQAAKQRGADILLCDTAGRLQNKTNLMEELNKIYRVIQREIPGAPHEVLMVLDATTGQNALSQAKLFGEKSGVTGLVLTKLDGTAKGGIVVAIRQELSLPVKFVGLGEKMDDLQEFDSEQFVHGLFAGLIDESEEDESEEEAANSNV; encoded by the coding sequence ATGAGTTTCTTCAAGAAACTGAGAGAAAGCATTTCATCCAAGACGGAATCTGTAACGCGTCAGTTTAAAGAAGGTTTGGAGAAAAGCCGTAAAGGTTTCGTCGAAAAAGTCGCGGAGCTCGTTACCCGGCGCAAGAAGATTGACGAGGAATTTTTCGAAGAGCTGGAGGAAATCCTGATCGGCGCCGACGTTGGCGTGAACACGGTCATGGAGTTGATTGACGACCTGCGCAAGGAAGTCAAGCAGAGCAAAATTGAAGACGCTGCGGAGCTTCAGCCGATATTGTCGGAGAAGATCCGAGGGCTGCTGCGCGGGGATGAGGATAATTCTATTCACCTGAACCCGGACGGCATTACCGTCATTTTGTTTGTCGGCGTTAACGGCGTCGGCAAAACGACCACGATCGGCAAGCTGGCGCACCGCTACAAGCAGCAGGGCAAGAAAGTGCTGATGGCGGCGGGCGATACGTTCCGTGCAGGCGCGATCGAGCAGCTGGAGGTTTGGGGGCAGCGCGTAGGTGTTGACGTGATCAAGCAGCAGGCCGGCTCCGATCCGGCTGCGGTCATGTTTGACGCGGTGCAGGCGGCGAAGCAGCGCGGCGCGGATATTTTGCTTTGCGATACGGCTGGACGTCTGCAGAACAAAACGAATCTGATGGAAGAGCTGAACAAAATTTACCGCGTCATTCAGCGCGAAATTCCGGGTGCTCCTCATGAGGTGCTGATGGTGCTGGACGCTACAACCGGGCAGAATGCGCTGAGCCAGGCGAAGCTGTTCGGTGAAAAAAGCGGCGTAACCGGCCTGGTGCTCACCAAGCTGGACGGAACAGCCAAAGGCGGTATTGTCGTTGCGATCCGTCAAGAGCTGAGCCTGCCGGTCAAATTTGTCGGTTTGGGTGAGAAGATGGACGATCTGCAGGAGTTTGATTCTGAACAGTTTGTTCATGGCCTGTTCGCAGGATTGATTGACGAATCGGAAGAAGATGAAAGTGAAGAAGAGGCGGCGAATTCTAACGTTTAA
- the acpP gene encoding acyl carrier protein: MSDVFERVKRIVVDRLGADEAEVTLEASFKDDLGADSLDVVELVMELEDEFDLEISDEDAEKITTVGEVVNYIQSHT, from the coding sequence ATGTCCGATGTATTTGAACGCGTAAAACGCATCGTTGTGGACCGTTTGGGTGCCGACGAGGCTGAAGTTACGCTTGAAGCGTCTTTCAAAGACGATTTGGGTGCTGATTCTCTCGACGTAGTTGAATTGGTTATGGAACTCGAAGACGAATTCGATCTGGAAATTTCAGATGAAGATGCAGAGAAGATTACGACCGTAGGTGAAGTTGTAAATTACATACAATCTCATACCTAA
- the fabD gene encoding ACP S-malonyltransferase, translating into MGKIAFVFPGQGSQTVGMGKDMYEASQSSREFFEKADAVLGFQLSSLIFEGPERDLKKTANTQPALLTTSYVLLQALLAAGVKADYAAGHSLGEYTALTAAGVFSFEDAVALVRARGEYMEQAVPSGQGAMAAVLGAEREALAGLCADISSKGELVELANVNCPGQIVVSGSAAGVGSVVERVKEIGAKRAIPLEVSGPFHSSLMKEASAKLADKLSAIHLHEARLPVVFNVTAAPLAEGQEIASLLVEQVYSPVLWEDSVRYLIGQGVDTFVEIGPGSVLSGLIKKIDKSVRNVNVNSLESVHQAAELLKG; encoded by the coding sequence ATGGGGAAAATTGCATTTGTTTTTCCGGGACAGGGTTCCCAAACGGTTGGAATGGGCAAAGATATGTATGAGGCTTCCCAATCTTCCAGAGAATTCTTTGAGAAAGCTGATGCTGTACTGGGATTTCAGCTGTCCAGTCTGATCTTTGAAGGACCTGAGCGGGATTTGAAAAAGACAGCCAATACACAGCCTGCGCTCTTGACAACCAGCTATGTGCTGCTGCAAGCTTTATTGGCGGCAGGTGTGAAAGCCGATTATGCAGCCGGACACAGTCTTGGTGAATATACAGCCCTAACGGCTGCTGGTGTGTTCTCCTTCGAAGACGCGGTAGCTCTGGTTCGGGCAAGAGGCGAATATATGGAACAGGCGGTTCCAAGCGGTCAAGGCGCCATGGCGGCGGTGCTTGGTGCGGAACGTGAGGCGCTTGCCGGACTCTGCGCTGACATCAGCTCCAAAGGCGAGCTGGTAGAACTGGCGAACGTGAACTGCCCGGGACAGATCGTAGTTTCCGGCAGCGCTGCAGGCGTTGGTTCTGTTGTTGAACGTGTAAAGGAAATCGGCGCTAAGCGGGCTATCCCGCTGGAAGTAAGCGGTCCGTTCCATTCCTCGCTGATGAAAGAAGCTTCGGCGAAGCTGGCGGACAAGCTCTCTGCGATTCATTTGCATGAAGCCCGGCTGCCGGTTGTATTTAACGTAACAGCTGCTCCGCTGGCTGAAGGACAGGAGATTGCTTCGCTGCTGGTAGAACAGGTCTACTCTCCGGTTTTGTGGGAAGACAGTGTTCGTTATTTGATCGGTCAAGGGGTAGATACGTTTGTTGAAATCGGCCCTGGCAGCGTTTTGAGCGGCTTGATCAAGAAGATTGATAAATCGGTTCGTAACGTGAACGTTAACAGTCTGGAAAGCGTACATCAGGCGGCTGAGCTGCTCAAAGGTTAA